From Pedobacter cryoconitis, one genomic window encodes:
- a CDS encoding NAD(P)H-dependent oxidoreductase gives MKQLLIINGDPEKTAATSYLIQAYVKGAKEAGAHIKEIAIVDLIFNSNKQFNNRVTELEPDLKRALDLILWANHVVLFCPVYLSSIPTRITGFFDRLFMPDQVFHPSQQKVNNNFSGKSARIVSILDQETFEYWKQDKKITYLSIKRNVFENCRFHPVLTNTIGQLYSLDNEYSKKWLRKLEAFGSKII, from the coding sequence ATGAAACAACTATTGATCATAAATGGTGATCCTGAAAAAACTGCTGCTACAAGTTATTTGATCCAGGCATATGTTAAGGGCGCTAAAGAAGCTGGCGCACATATTAAAGAGATTGCTATTGTTGATCTGATCTTTAATTCAAATAAGCAGTTTAATAACCGGGTAACTGAACTGGAACCTGATTTAAAACGTGCGCTTGATTTAATTTTATGGGCAAATCATGTGGTTTTGTTTTGTCCCGTGTATTTATCATCTATTCCTACAAGGATTACAGGATTCTTTGACAGGTTATTTATGCCTGACCAGGTTTTTCATCCTTCGCAGCAGAAAGTCAACAATAATTTTAGTGGCAAATCTGCACGGATCGTTTCTATTCTTGACCAGGAAACTTTTGAGTACTGGAAACAAGACAAGAAAATTACTTACCTGTCTATTAAAAGGAACGTTTTCGAAAATTGCCGGTTCCATCCGGTCTTAACCAACACGATCGGGCAGTTGTATTCGCTGGATAATGAGTACAGTAAGAAGTGGTTAAGGAAGCTGGAAGCCTTCGGATCGAAGATTATTTAA
- the tssD gene encoding type VI secretion system tube protein TssD — translation MAFKTRLTLGSKEFDVLQCSFSLNRDVDAKGRPSSGVYGGTIHVEIESTEDTSIIESMVNNQYKALSGTIVFKKGEEDAKMKELSFEDGYIIQYNEGIAVNDKTPMTLSFVLSARKLKLGNAEHTNDWPKA, via the coding sequence ATGGCTTTTAAAACCAGATTAACTCTTGGATCAAAAGAGTTCGATGTACTGCAATGCAGTTTTTCATTAAATAGAGATGTAGACGCTAAGGGCCGTCCTTCGTCAGGTGTGTATGGGGGAACAATCCATGTTGAAATCGAATCAACTGAGGATACATCGATCATTGAATCAATGGTGAATAACCAATATAAAGCTTTGTCTGGAACTATCGTCTTCAAAAAGGGCGAAGAGGATGCAAAGATGAAAGAATTATCATTCGAAGATGGTTATATCATTCAATATAATGAAGGAATAGCTGTAAATGATAAAACACCAATGACTTTAAGTTTTGTACTGTCTGCGCGCAAGCTGAAGCTTGGGAATGCAGAACATACGAACGACTGGCCAAAGGCTTAA
- the tssD gene encoding type VI secretion system tube protein TssD: protein MAFKTRLNLGSKEYDVLQCSYSLNRDVDAKGRPSSGVYGGTIHLEVESTEDTSVIESMVNNQYKPLSGTIVFKKGEEDAKMKELSFEDGYIIQYNEGIAVNDNTPMTLGFVISARKLKIGNAEHTNDWPKA from the coding sequence ATGGCGTTTAAAACCAGATTGAACTTAGGTTCTAAAGAGTACGATGTGTTGCAGTGCAGCTATTCATTAAACAGAGATGTAGACGCAAAAGGCCGTCCATCATCAGGAGTTTACGGTGGAACTATCCATCTTGAAGTGGAGTCAACTGAAGATACTTCAGTGATTGAATCTATGGTGAACAACCAGTATAAGCCACTTTCGGGAACAATCGTTTTCAAAAAAGGCGAAGAAGATGCAAAGATGAAAGAACTGTCATTCGAAGATGGTTATATCATCCAGTACAATGAGGGAATTGCCGTTAACGACAATACACCAATGACTTTAGGTTTTGTAATTTCAGCACGTAAGTTGAAAATCGGTAATGCCGAACATACAAATGACTGGCCTAAAGCTTAA
- the tssD gene encoding type VI secretion system tube protein TssD has product MAFKARLNFSGKEYDVLHCAYSLNRDVDAKGRPSSGVYGGTIDIELESTEDTSVVEAMVNNQYKPLTGTLLIKKSDEDAKMKEVHFEDGYIVKYSEGINITGDNPMTLKFQISARKLKLGNAEHTNDWPKA; this is encoded by the coding sequence ATGGCTTTCAAAGCAAGATTAAACTTTTCGGGCAAGGAGTACGATGTACTTCATTGTGCCTATTCTCTAAACCGTGATGTGGATGCAAAAGGAAGACCTTCTTCCGGAGTGTATGGTGGAACAATCGATATTGAACTCGAGTCTACCGAAGATACCTCAGTTGTTGAAGCAATGGTAAACAATCAATACAAACCTTTAACCGGCACTTTGCTCATCAAAAAATCTGATGAAGATGCAAAGATGAAGGAGGTTCATTTTGAAGACGGATACATTGTTAAGTATTCAGAAGGAATCAATATCACTGGAGATAATCCAATGACTTTGAAATTCCAGATCTCTGCCCGTAAATTAAAACTGGGTAATGCAGAGCACACTAATGACTGGCCTAAGGCTTAA
- the tssD gene encoding type VI secretion system tube protein TssD, with protein sequence MAFKARLTFSGKEYDVLHCAYSLNRDVDAKGRPSSGVYGGTIDVEIESTEDTSIVEAMVNNQYKPLAGVLLIKKADEDAKMKEVHFEDGYIVKYSEGIRITGDSPMTLKFQISARKLKLGNAEHTNDWPKA encoded by the coding sequence ATGGCTTTCAAAGCAAGATTAACCTTTTCGGGCAAGGAGTACGACGTACTTCATTGTGCTTATTCCCTGAACCGTGATGTAGATGCAAAAGGAAGACCTTCTTCTGGTGTATACGGTGGTACAATCGATGTAGAAATCGAATCAACGGAAGATACTTCTATTGTAGAAGCAATGGTCAACAATCAGTATAAACCGCTGGCCGGTGTATTACTGATTAAAAAAGCTGATGAGGATGCAAAGATGAAAGAGGTTCATTTTGAAGATGGGTACATTGTAAAGTATTCCGAAGGAATCAGAATTACCGGAGATAGCCCGATGACACTGAAATTCCAGATTTCTGCCCGTAAATTAAAGCTAGGCAATGCAGAGCATACAAATGACTGGCCTAAAGCGTAA